One genomic window of Sphingobacterium oryzagri includes the following:
- a CDS encoding M28 family metallopeptidase, whose protein sequence is MKSKFAYFSVALLLPALFSQTVAQAQVADIHDVQRIVETLAADEMRGRASLSPDIAKAADFIAAEFREAGLKPYAEENYRQSFAVTKVTNGKQVITLDDKPLKEDQFIILNSAPALSWNAQSNIEQLSIKKGDDFSERFRDIVRNNPNNSIVWIDPSFEPMLARFKKILSRENVVPKQENASDGPSKVFILNKTPANNFTIEASTSREDFPLFNVAAVIPGKSKPEEYVIFSGHYDHIGILDAVGQDSIANGADDDASGTTAMIALAKYFKKAAINERTLIFVAFTAEEIGMFGSKYFSNQIDADKVVAMINIEMIGKDSKFGPNSLYVTGYENSNLAKLMQENLKGTAFKFYPDPYPQQNLFYRSDNAVLAALGVPAHTFSTSQIDKDSYYHTVKDEVSTLDVNNIKSSIEAIAKGVEGIVKGEQTPTRVEKLK, encoded by the coding sequence ATGAAAAGCAAATTCGCCTACTTCTCCGTCGCGCTGCTGTTGCCGGCGCTATTTTCTCAGACTGTAGCACAGGCGCAAGTAGCCGATATCCATGATGTGCAGCGGATCGTTGAAACGCTCGCTGCTGATGAGATGCGCGGCCGGGCATCACTCAGTCCTGACATCGCCAAAGCTGCCGATTTTATCGCGGCAGAATTTCGGGAAGCCGGATTAAAACCTTACGCAGAGGAAAATTACAGACAGAGCTTTGCGGTAACCAAAGTAACCAACGGTAAGCAAGTCATAACCCTGGACGACAAGCCGCTAAAAGAGGATCAGTTTATCATTTTAAATAGCGCTCCGGCACTTTCGTGGAACGCACAATCAAATATCGAGCAACTCAGCATCAAAAAAGGCGACGATTTTTCAGAACGCTTTCGGGATATTGTCCGCAACAACCCGAATAACAGCATCGTGTGGATCGATCCATCGTTTGAACCTATGCTCGCGCGATTCAAGAAAATATTATCTCGTGAGAATGTCGTCCCGAAACAGGAAAATGCAAGCGATGGGCCAAGTAAAGTATTTATCTTAAATAAGACTCCCGCAAATAATTTCACGATCGAGGCCAGCACCTCACGTGAAGATTTCCCTTTATTCAATGTTGCAGCAGTTATCCCGGGAAAATCAAAGCCTGAAGAATATGTCATCTTTTCAGGACATTACGATCATATTGGTATTTTAGATGCTGTAGGACAAGATTCTATTGCGAACGGGGCAGATGATGATGCATCGGGCACGACGGCCATGATCGCCTTAGCCAAATATTTTAAGAAAGCAGCCATTAACGAGCGCACGCTGATTTTTGTAGCCTTTACGGCTGAGGAAATCGGGATGTTTGGCTCGAAATACTTTTCCAATCAAATCGATGCGGATAAAGTCGTCGCCATGATCAATATTGAAATGATTGGGAAGGATTCGAAGTTTGGCCCTAACTCGCTGTATGTGACAGGTTACGAAAATTCTAACCTGGCAAAACTTATGCAAGAAAACCTGAAAGGCACCGCATTCAAGTTTTATCCAGATCCGTATCCTCAACAAAATCTCTTTTACCGCAGTGACAACGCCGTGTTAGCCGCTTTGGGTGTACCTGCACACACATTCTCTACTTCGCAAATCGATAAAGACAGTTACTACCACACGGTGAAGGACGAAGTCTCGACGCTTGATGTAAACAATATAAAATCCAGCATTGAAGCGATCGCAAAAGGTGTAGAAGGTATTGTGAAAGGCGAACAAACACCAACGCGTGTAGAAAAGCTAAAATAA
- a CDS encoding rhodanese-like domain-containing protein — MKEVTVQELKDLIDRNEDFQLIDVREPFEYEVSNLNGLNIPLAGIVIEANKIAKDKPVIIQCRSGKRSAQAVMLLEQKGFDNLANLQGGILAWKQEIDPEIDVY; from the coding sequence ATGAAAGAAGTAACAGTTCAAGAGTTGAAAGACTTGATCGATCGCAACGAAGATTTTCAATTGATCGACGTTCGGGAGCCTTTCGAGTACGAAGTATCCAATTTGAATGGATTAAATATACCTTTAGCAGGGATTGTTATTGAAGCAAACAAAATTGCGAAAGATAAACCTGTTATTATTCAGTGCCGTAGCGGAAAGCGCAGTGCGCAGGCGGTGATGCTTTTAGAGCAAAAGGGTTTTGATAATCTGGCCAATCTTCAAGGCGGCATATTGGCATGGAAACAGGAAATCGATCCGGAAATCGACGTTTACTAG
- a CDS encoding Glu/Leu/Phe/Val family dehydrogenase, translated as MAIVNSGNNSFFESVQRNFDKAAQLTRFDKGILDQIKACNSILRVKFPVKIGEKIEVIEAYRVQHSHHKLPCKGGIRFSMEVDQEEVMALAALMTYKCAIVNVPFGGGKGGIKIDSKKYSAFELEKITRRYTSELCKKNFIGPGIDVPAPDYGTSAREMSWILDTYSSLNPGDINAQACVTGKPISQGGVRGRTEATGLGVFFGVREACSFEEDMQKLGLTTGVVGKRVIVQGLGNVGYHTAKYFQEAGAKLVGLIEFDGAIYNEDGLDLQAVQAHRQATGGILNFPGATNFSNPSEGLEQPCDILIPAALESVIHKDNADRIQAKIIGEAANGPLTSDADEILNEKGVLVLPDVYLNAGGVTVSYFEWLKNLSRVRYGRLEKRFSDDMYKELIDIIESMTGKRVSDLERKTILRGPDEIDLVHSGLEDTMISAYREIREIYVSLEGAGDLRTAAFISAINKIGVSYEELGIFP; from the coding sequence ATGGCAATAGTAAATTCCGGAAATAATAGTTTTTTTGAAAGCGTGCAACGCAACTTTGACAAGGCCGCGCAATTGACACGGTTTGACAAAGGCATCCTTGATCAGATCAAAGCTTGTAACTCGATTCTTCGTGTAAAATTTCCCGTAAAAATCGGGGAGAAGATTGAGGTAATCGAAGCCTATCGCGTGCAGCACTCTCACCACAAATTGCCATGCAAAGGTGGTATTCGTTTCAGCATGGAAGTTGATCAGGAAGAAGTGATGGCGCTTGCGGCATTGATGACTTATAAGTGTGCAATCGTGAACGTACCTTTTGGCGGTGGTAAAGGTGGTATCAAGATCGATTCAAAAAAATATTCGGCGTTTGAGCTGGAAAAGATTACGCGTCGGTATACTTCGGAGTTGTGTAAGAAAAACTTTATTGGTCCGGGCATCGATGTGCCTGCTCCTGATTATGGAACGAGCGCACGTGAGATGAGCTGGATTTTGGATACGTATTCTTCTCTAAATCCGGGCGATATCAATGCGCAAGCCTGTGTAACCGGAAAGCCAATTTCGCAGGGCGGTGTGCGTGGCCGTACCGAAGCAACTGGACTAGGTGTTTTCTTCGGCGTGCGTGAGGCTTGTTCTTTCGAAGAAGATATGCAAAAGTTGGGGTTGACGACAGGCGTTGTTGGCAAACGTGTTATTGTGCAAGGATTGGGGAATGTAGGCTACCATACGGCTAAATATTTTCAGGAAGCCGGCGCGAAGCTTGTCGGTTTGATCGAATTTGATGGTGCTATTTATAACGAGGACGGGTTGGATTTGCAAGCAGTGCAAGCGCATCGTCAAGCTACGGGCGGTATTCTTAATTTCCCGGGAGCGACCAACTTTTCCAATCCATCCGAAGGACTGGAACAGCCTTGTGATATCTTGATTCCAGCGGCATTGGAAAGTGTTATTCATAAAGACAATGCGGATAGGATTCAGGCCAAGATTATAGGCGAAGCGGCAAATGGACCACTAACGTCGGATGCCGATGAAATCTTGAACGAAAAAGGTGTATTGGTGCTTCCTGATGTGTATTTAAATGCAGGCGGTGTAACGGTGTCTTATTTTGAATGGTTGAAAAATTTAAGTCGGGTGCGTTACGGACGTTTGGAAAAGCGTTTCAGCGACGACATGTACAAAGAGCTTATCGATATTATTGAATCAATGACAGGTAAACGCGTATCTGATCTGGAGCGCAAAACAATTTTACGGGGACCCGATGAGATCGATTTGGTGCACTCTGGTCTGGAAGACACAATGATCAGCGCTTACCGCGAAATCCGTGAAATATATGTATCGCTGGAAGGCGCGGGCGATTTGCGGACGGCCGCTTTCATTAGTGCGATCAATAAAATCGGCGTGTCATACGAAGAACTTGGTATCTTTCCATAG
- a CDS encoding GNAT family N-acetyltransferase, whose protein sequence is MHIVLANENDRPIIEALAQRSWRAGYVDVLSAQQIDFMLNKSYSQAGLLEAMQQGQVFYLGFAEDKPVGFIALQKQTSTVLRIEKLYLIPTVQGKGYGRDFIDFALAQAREAQIALLELNVNRKNKAYYFYLKQGFEVVKEVDIPYHGFVLDDYVMQKPI, encoded by the coding sequence ATGCATATTGTATTAGCAAACGAGAACGATCGACCGATTATTGAAGCACTTGCTCAACGTAGTTGGCGCGCGGGTTATGTCGATGTGCTCTCGGCCCAGCAGATCGATTTTATGCTGAATAAATCCTACAGCCAAGCGGGTCTGCTTGAAGCTATGCAGCAAGGACAGGTATTCTATCTGGGATTTGCGGAAGATAAACCCGTCGGCTTTATCGCATTACAAAAGCAAACGTCAACTGTTTTAAGAATCGAGAAGCTTTACCTCATCCCAACGGTACAGGGCAAAGGCTATGGAAGAGATTTTATTGATTTTGCTTTGGCGCAGGCTCGTGAAGCGCAGATAGCACTGCTCGAACTCAACGTGAATCGTAAAAATAAAGCGTATTATTTTTACCTTAAGCAAGGATTTGAAGTTGTTAAGGAGGTCGATATTCCGTATCACGGTTTTGTGCTCGACGACTATGTTATGCAAAAACCGATCTAA
- a CDS encoding thiamine diphosphokinase, with protein MSSHHIVRENQEPALIIASMDALDSEGLGQLLEWSPTIIANDYTVDFLLAEDIKVDVVFSEKQTIYAQEQIQHFPLKVGFLHDALSHLIETNHKAVNIISDTLDEELLSFCAAINIVLLTPGRRTVFLQQHYEKWMVKGRRIYVDERAIVTTAGLQQLDHGLFETLADGFFRLALRGNEFIAIGEDL; from the coding sequence ATGTCATCGCATCATATCGTCCGAGAAAACCAAGAACCCGCACTTATCATCGCATCGATGGATGCCTTGGATTCAGAAGGTTTAGGGCAGCTGCTGGAGTGGAGCCCTACGATTATTGCCAACGATTATACAGTAGATTTTCTGCTGGCTGAGGATATCAAGGTAGACGTCGTTTTTTCCGAAAAGCAGACTATTTATGCGCAAGAACAAATCCAACATTTTCCTTTAAAAGTTGGTTTCCTGCATGATGCCTTATCGCATTTAATAGAGACCAATCATAAAGCAGTCAATATTATTTCGGATACGCTTGACGAGGAATTGTTGTCCTTTTGTGCAGCCATCAATATCGTTTTGCTTACTCCCGGAAGACGCACGGTTTTTTTACAGCAGCACTATGAAAAGTGGATGGTGAAAGGCCGGAGAATTTATGTTGATGAAAGGGCGATTGTAACAACCGCAGGTTTGCAACAGCTTGATCATGGTTTGTTCGAAACGCTTGCCGATGGATTTTTTCGTTTGGCGCTTCGCGGAAACGAATTTATAGCTATAGGGGAGGATCTTTAA